The following nucleotide sequence is from Vibrio sp. SCSIO 43136.
AGCTACTTAAAAAATTGCTCGATAGTGCCGAGGTCGAGAACCAACTTTTCATTGAGCAAGGCGTAGGACATAGCGCTCCAATTTTTGATACTGACAAGTATGTGCCTGAAGTCGTGAAGTTTGTGCAAAAACAACTACCAAATCGCCACTAGTTGAGCAAAAACGACCTTGGCATTACAAGGTCGTTTTCGTAAGTTCATTGTTGTGGTTTAGCTTCCAAAATATAAGCAGACTCTCTGCCCATCTATATCTCGAATATCAAAAGGGATCTCGTAGATTGATTCCATGATAGACTTCTCTACCACCTTATCGACCGTTCCAGAGACGACAACCTTACCTTTCTTCATTGCAACGATATTATCGGAATAGCAGGATGCGAAGTTAATATCATGGATAACAATTACCACAGCCTTATCAAACTCGTGCGCTAAGCGGCGTAGAGTCTGCATGATTTCTACGGAGTGCTTGATATCAAGGTTATTTAGCGGCTCGTCCAAGAAGATATAGTTGGTATCTTGAGCTACTACCATAGCAATAAATGCCATCTGACGCTGGCCTCCACTAAGCTGATCTAGATACCTACCTTGGAGGTGTTTAATATCAAGGTGTTGCAGGGCTTGATCTATCACGTGGTTATCTTTTTCCGTTATTCGCCCTTTGGAATGAGGGAAACGGCCAAAAGCAACAAGTTCTCTTACCGTAAAACGCATATTGATATTGTTGGACTGCCGCAAGACCGCCAGTTGCTTCGCAAGTGCTTGATTATCCCATTCAGCCAATAGTTTTTCGCCGATCAGTACCTCTCCCGCATCACTTTCCGTCAACCGACTTGCCATCGATAGCAAGGTACTTTTACCAGCACCATTTGGGCCAATAATTGAAGTAACCTCTCCTCTAGGAAAGTGTGCGCTTGCGTCTTCTACAACAAAGGTGTTGCTATATTTCTTACTTAACCCAGATAACTTAATCACTGTACTGCACCTTTATTGAATTCGATTTCGTATTAATAGATATATGAAGTAAGTTCCACCAACGAGGTTAATCACTACGCTGATAGTAGTATCAAAACGCATCACTTTCTCAATAAACCATTGACCCGTAACAAGCAAAAATATAGCTAGTAAGCTGCTCGCAAGCATCAACTTTTTGTGGTGGTAACTGTTAATCAGCTCTCGGGTTAGGCTCACCGTAATCAACCCAAAAAACAATACAGGTCCTACTAAGGCAGTAGAGATTGCGACCATAATGGTGATTACAACTAACAGCTGTTTGGTCAGACGCTCAACGTTAATCCCCAAACTGGTCGCATTATCACGCCCAAGCCACAGCACATCTAGCCTGCTTGCAAGGCAAAAGATCACCGACAAGCAAACAGTAAGTGGGAATAGGCTCCAATACACAAGTTCTGATTTGATGTTGTTAAAGCTCGCAAACATTGAATTCTGGATGACTGCGAACTCATTGGGGTCGATCAACATGATCAGGAAGTTGGACACACTGCTGAATAGGCTACCGCAGACTATACCTACTAAGAGCAAGGTAAATATATTGTTATTCCCCCCCCGAAAATAGAAACGGAACAACAATAATGAGAACCCAACCACGACTAACGTTGAAAGCAGGAAATTGCTCAAGGTATCTACTACCCAGAAGCTGGCACTACCAAATATAACCACCAGCAGTACCTGAGTCATCAAATAGAGGCTATCAAAGCCTAGGATTGATGGGGTCAGAATACGGTTGTTGGTGATGGTTTGAAACACTAACGAGGACATTGAAATCGACGTTGCTGCCAAAACAATAGCAAGCACCTTTGGCAAGCGTCGGGATAAGAAAAACTGATAGTTCTCAGCCGTTAGCCCTTGCCCTACAAACCAACTGATGATGGCAATACTGGCTATTGCTAATAGGGTGATCTTTAATCCATCACGCATTGGCTTTGTCCTTCAAGACTAAATAGATAAAGACCACACCACCTAAAATGCTAATGATTAGTGAGATGGGCATTTCAAAAGGAAATATGATCAGTCGCCCAAGGATGTCACAACTCAGAACTAGTATGATCCCCCAATATGCCGTCCATGGTAGGATTCTCTTCATATTGTCCCCCATAAACAGTGACACCATATTCGGCACAATAAGACCTAGGAATGGGATCACCCCAACGATCATGACTACCGAAGAAGCACTCACTGCAACCAGCACTACTCCAATAAAGACAATTTTTTGAAAGTTCAGGCCGATATTCTTAGCAAAGCTCTCACCGATACTTGCGGCACTAAACTGACTGGCATAGTAGTAAGCGGCCAAGCAGGTGGGGATAGCAAGATAAAGTACCTCATAACTGCCTTGCAATACGCTCGCAAAATTGGCAGTCGTCCAAGAGGACATGGTCTGCACTAAGTCATATTTATAGGCAAAGAAAGTGGTCATTGAAGAGATGACATTGCCATACATGATGCCGATTAAAGGCACTAGTACGACGTTCTTGAACTTTAGGTGTTGTAAAAAGGTAACCAAAATCAAGGTTCCCACTACTGCACTAGAAAAAATCACTCCAAGGTGAAGCCACTTTGAGGCCCCACTTATCAACACTAAACCAAGGACATAGCCAAACAGTGCACAATCGATAGTTCCCATCGTAGAAGGGGAAGCAAATCTATTTTGAACGATCTGCTGCATTATAAGGCCAGCTATGCTTAACCCTGCCCCCGCAAGCATGATTGCGGCCAAGCGTGGAATGCGACTTACAATATAGATTTGGTGAGCATGCTCATTTCCACTAATGAACTGAATCAGACTAACATCAGCAGCCCCAATCAATAGCGAACATAGTGCGAGCCCAATAAGCGTTAGAGCCGCTAAAAAGTATTTAGATATTTTCATTTATAGTTATATGTTCTAGCATTGTCTGGTGAGAATTCTCCAACCAGAAAACGCTAGTGAACGTTTAATGTTTTAAGGCACTTTCCACATCAGAGATCATGATTTGGGTAGAGGTCATGCCTCCAGCAGTGATATACCAAGCAGTAGAGTTGATATATACGATCTGGTCTTTTTGTGAGGCTGGGGTTGATTCCACTAGCGCATTGCTAAATAGCTGTTTTGCTTTCCCGTCAGACTTTCCAATTGCTTGTTCTCTATCCAGAATAAACATCACCTGTGGCTTAGCATCGGCAATGTACTCAAACGAGACTAGGTTGCCATGATTCCCTTTAATCGGCGCAATATGTTGACTGTTAGCCTCGGCAAAACCGAACTCATCAAAGATGATAGAAAAGCGGCTACCACGATTGTACATCGCAACACTGCTGCCATTATTCATTAGCATCAACGCATCTAGTTTCTCGCCATGAACATGCTGTTTGATCTTGGTTAAGTTACTTTCTGTTTCAGTAATAATCGCTTCGACCATTTCACTCTTACCAAACAGCTGGCCGAGATTACGCCACTGCTTTTGGGTATCTTGCCAGTAATTACCACTATCTATGTAGAACATTACCGTTGGAGCAACTTGGCTTAACTCGTCATAGAGGGTCAACATACGGTTTTCCGCAATGATCAAGTCAGGTCTAAGCATGAAGATGGCTTCAAAGTTTGGTTCCGCAAGTGAGCCAACATTGGTTGTGCTATCTCGGTAGTGCTCAAGGTAGTTAGGCAGCAGGGAGTGTGATGCACCAACAGGTTTTACCCCGAGTCGATCTAATACATCAAGGCTACCATTACCTAAAACAACAACACGCTTTGGTAACTGGGAGAACTCTGTGGTGCCTTTTACATGTTCAATAGAAATTGCATAAGCATTGTGAGTCAATACCATCATCCCTAGTGTGATGATTTGAGAAAAAGTTTGGCTTAGCCAGCTCATTAGGCCTCCTAAAATGAATCACTATTTACGATTCAAGAGCCTGCGAGTACAGACCCTTGATTGTAATTACTAAAACTGGCTTTCAAGTGCCAACCAATATCTACGACCGTCTTCAACATAACCATATTCGCCATAGCTGGTCTGCTTATCAAGTAGGTTATAAACTGCAGCCAAAACCTTAATATTTTTGGAAACTTGCCAGTTTGCCCCTAGGTCAACAAAAGTAACCGCTGGTGCCTGTACAGACCTTGAGGTAATAGATATCGGCTGACTCTCTTCACCACGGTAATTCAAGCGAGTCCACGAGTTAATGCTATCAGAAACAGTCCAGTTGGCATTCGCTGAAAGCTGATGCAAGGGGATTTGTGTTAATGGCAAGCCTTCATTAATCCCTGATGTTTGCTCTGAATAGGTATACGTATACGTCCCCGTTAGAGAGATATCTTCACTGACATTACCCGAGGCCATAGCTTCAGCACCATATGTTACAGCGCTATCAATATTGATGTAGTACCAGCCCAAAGTGTCATTGCAAACGCTGCCATCACATAGGGTTGTACTAATTTTGTCTTTAAAATTGTTGTAAAAGCCAGTCACACTTGCTGCAAAGCTCTCATCGCCTGTGTAGTAGAGACCCGCTTCAGTGTTGGTTGAAACTTCAGGTTTTAGATTTGGGTTACCATAGATGTCACCACCTCGGCTCTCCTGAACATAGCTTGACGAGGTTTCACGCAATGCTGGAGCACGATAACCTGTCGATACACCCGACTTGAGTGTCCAGTAATCATCTACCGTCCAAACACCATAGATACGGGGACTTAAGTGTGTGTCAAATTGTTCACTCTGATCAAGGCGAACACCTATAGTCAAAGCAAAGCTATCCCCAATTAACCATTCATCTTCACCAAATAACGACCATTGTTTGTTTTTGATGGTTTGCCCTGCATCAACTAACTCTTCACTTTCGAACGCTGCACCAAAGCTAACAAAATGATAATCAAGAGGTACAGACCAAGAACTGGTCGCCGTTAGGTTTTCAATGGTGATCTCTCGTCCTACATTTTCGACAAATTCAT
It contains:
- a CDS encoding ATP-binding cassette domain-containing protein, encoding MIKLSGLSKKYSNTFVVEDASAHFPRGEVTSIIGPNGAGKSTLLSMASRLTESDAGEVLIGEKLLAEWDNQALAKQLAVLRQSNNINMRFTVRELVAFGRFPHSKGRITEKDNHVIDQALQHLDIKHLQGRYLDQLSGGQRQMAFIAMVVAQDTNYIFLDEPLNNLDIKHSVEIMQTLRRLAHEFDKAVVIVIHDINFASCYSDNIVAMKKGKVVVSGTVDKVVEKSIMESIYEIPFDIRDIDGQRVCLYFGS
- a CDS encoding iron chelate uptake ABC transporter family permease subunit, with the translated sequence MRDGLKITLLAIASIAIISWFVGQGLTAENYQFFLSRRLPKVLAIVLAATSISMSSLVFQTITNNRILTPSILGFDSLYLMTQVLLVVIFGSASFWVVDTLSNFLLSTLVVVGFSLLLFRFYFRGGNNNIFTLLLVGIVCGSLFSSVSNFLIMLIDPNEFAVIQNSMFASFNNIKSELVYWSLFPLTVCLSVIFCLASRLDVLWLGRDNATSLGINVERLTKQLLVVITIMVAISTALVGPVLFFGLITVSLTRELINSYHHKKLMLASSLLAIFLLVTGQWFIEKVMRFDTTISVVINLVGGTYFIYLLIRNRIQ
- a CDS encoding iron chelate uptake ABC transporter family permease subunit, whose translation is MKISKYFLAALTLIGLALCSLLIGAADVSLIQFISGNEHAHQIYIVSRIPRLAAIMLAGAGLSIAGLIMQQIVQNRFASPSTMGTIDCALFGYVLGLVLISGASKWLHLGVIFSSAVVGTLILVTFLQHLKFKNVVLVPLIGIMYGNVISSMTTFFAYKYDLVQTMSSWTTANFASVLQGSYEVLYLAIPTCLAAYYYASQFSAASIGESFAKNIGLNFQKIVFIGVVLVAVSASSVVMIVGVIPFLGLIVPNMVSLFMGDNMKRILPWTAYWGIILVLSCDILGRLIIFPFEMPISLIISILGGVVFIYLVLKDKANA
- a CDS encoding ABC transporter substrate-binding protein encodes the protein MMVLTHNAYAISIEHVKGTTEFSQLPKRVVVLGNGSLDVLDRLGVKPVGASHSLLPNYLEHYRDSTTNVGSLAEPNFEAIFMLRPDLIIAENRMLTLYDELSQVAPTVMFYIDSGNYWQDTQKQWRNLGQLFGKSEMVEAIITETESNLTKIKQHVHGEKLDALMLMNNGSSVAMYNRGSRFSIIFDEFGFAEANSQHIAPIKGNHGNLVSFEYIADAKPQVMFILDREQAIGKSDGKAKQLFSNALVESTPASQKDQIVYINSTAWYITAGGMTSTQIMISDVESALKH
- a CDS encoding TonB-dependent receptor, with product MDNLVSFKNNHKLVFVPALSVLSLSISQASIAQESQVDKTNRVAEETMVVTAAGREQMLVDAPASITVIDRSQLESRSYKDLTDALRDVPGVTVTGGGSRQDISIRGMPSDYTAILVDGRKQSGRETQPSSSGGFEQDWLPPLDAIERIEIVRGPMSTLYGSDAIGGVINVITRKDYDKLHGKLRLETTLQERSESGDYHQGQVYVAAPIVDGVLSASLSGMIQQREEDDIERGYAGKKLNNYRGALHWMATDDDTVSFDFTKQDQTRTSTSGKSLPSRNSSSETNNNRSTYALSHSGSYLWGTGDSYLQNEFVENVGREITIENLTATSSWSVPLDYHFVSFGAAFESEELVDAGQTIKNKQWSLFGEDEWLIGDSFALTIGVRLDQSEQFDTHLSPRIYGVWTVDDYWTLKSGVSTGYRAPALRETSSSYVQESRGGDIYGNPNLKPEVSTNTEAGLYYTGDESFAASVTGFYNNFKDKISTTLCDGSVCNDTLGWYYINIDSAVTYGAEAMASGNVSEDISLTGTYTYTYSEQTSGINEGLPLTQIPLHQLSANANWTVSDSINSWTRLNYRGEESQPISITSRSVQAPAVTFVDLGANWQVSKNIKVLAAVYNLLDKQTSYGEYGYVEDGRRYWLALESQF